The following are encoded in a window of Oncorhynchus keta strain PuntledgeMale-10-30-2019 chromosome 10, Oket_V2, whole genome shotgun sequence genomic DNA:
- the LOC118372604 gene encoding zinc finger protein 436-like isoform X1, which yields MSEQKSTESPGSDCGVPAQRSSQQGPEMVSVKLEDCSQTLELNVIVIGEERELQVEDQKVEVKEEEEEKVVEEKRAVKEEEMDVKEDHKEIEIKQEVEEKRAVKEEEMDVKEDHKEIEIKQEVEEKRAVKEEEMDVKEDHKEIEIKQEVEEKRAVKEEEMDVKEDHKEIEIKQEVEEKRAVKEEEMDVKEDHKEIEIKQEVEEKRAVKEEEMDIEKEHKDTEVKEELEENAVIKEMEERGVKEDEETEVKKERGLEEQQEREVKEEEEEEEENRGMSDPDLEEEEAALDSITDPGERSNPGSDSEPSSTASGKHQQHQRRNSRQKHHHCMDCFTSFYDPEELRRHTCRPHPCSDCRGSSVCPTHIIPCKKTIKRKKTYPCGQCGKSFQAPSKLKKHQITHTGEKPFHCSVCGKSFPLSQTLNRHQLIHTGEKPIHCSQCGKGFKRPDSLKNHLRIHTGEKPFHCSQCGKSFSHSNYLKRHQRTHTGEKPYHCSQCGKRFNQSSDLKIHQRTHTGEKPHKCFQCGKSFSHSSYLKTHQRTHTGEKPYHCLQCGKSFNQSSDLKTHQRTHTGEKPYHCSQCEKSFSQFSSLKTHQLTHTENRSYHCSHCGKVFSLLHHLNRHQQTHKGEKTHQCSQCRKSFSQSSNLKTHQLKYHSPDNGQSSLALEESQLQTTEVKHM from the exons GTTCTGACTGTGGTGTTCCAGCCCAGAGAAGCTCACAGCAGGGTCCAGAGATGGTGTCAGTGAAGCTGGAGGATTGCAGTCAAACACTGGAACTGAATGTGATTGTGATCGGGGAAGAGAGAGAACTTCAAGTAGAAGATCAGAAGGTAGaagttaaagaagaagaagaagaaaaggtggtggaggaaaagagagcagtcaaagaggaggagatggatgtTAAAGAGGACCATAAGGAGATAGAGATTAaacaggaggtggaggagaagagagcggtcaaagaggaggagatggatgtTAAAGAGGACCATAAGGAGATAGAGATTAaacaggaggtggaggagaagagagcggtcaaagaggaggagatggatgtTAAAGAGGACCATAAGGAGATAGAGATTAaacaggaggtggaggagaagagagcggtcaaagaggaggagatggatgtTAAAGAGGACCATAAGGAGATAGAGATTAAACAGGAGGTGGAGGAAAAGAGAGCAGtcaaagaggaggagatggatgtTAAAGAGGACCATAAGGAGATAGAGATTAaacaggaggtggaggagaagagagcggtcaaagaggaggagatggat attGAAAAGGAACACAAGGATACAGAAGTcaaagaagagctggaggagaaCGCAGTCAtcaaggagatggaggagagaggtgtgaAAGAGGATGAGGAGACAGAAGTCAAAAAGGAGAGAGGACTAGAAgaacaacaggagagagaagtcaaagaagaagaagaagaagaagaggagaacaggggCATGTCTGATCCAGacctagaggaagaggaggcagcATTAGATAGTATCACTGACCCAG GAGAGCGCTCCAACCCAGGTTCAGACAGTGAGCCCAGTTCCACAGCATCAGGAAAGCATCAACAACACCAACGGAGGAACTCAAGACAGAAACATCACCACTGCATGGACTGCTTCACTAGTTTCTATGATCCAGAGGAGTTGAGAAGGCACACTTGTAGGCCCCACCCCTGCTCAGATTGCAGAGGCAGTTCCGTGTGTCCAACTCACATCATACCATGCAAAAAGACTATCAAAAGAAAGAAGACTTACCcctgtggtcaatgtgggaagagttttcaGGCACCAAGCAAACTAAAGAAACACCAGAtaactcacacaggagagaagcctttccaCTGCTCTGTTTGTGGAAAGAGTTTTCCTCTTTCACAGACCTTAAATAGACACCAGCTgatccacacaggagagaagcctatccactgctcccaatgtgggAAGGGCTTTAAGCGACCCGATTCCCTGAAAAATCATCTTAGAATACACACGGGAGAAAAGCCTTTCCACTGCTCTCAATGTGGGAAAAGTTTCAGTCATTCAAACTACTTAAAGAGACATCAGCgaactcacacaggagagaagccttaccactgctcccagtgtgggaaGCGTTTCAATCAGTCTTCAGATCTAAAGATACACCAGCgaactcacacaggagagaagcctcacAAATGTtttcagtgtggaaagagttttagtCATTCAAGCTACTTAAAGACACACCAGCgaactcacacaggagagaagccttaccactgccttcagtgtgggaagagtttcaatCAGTCTTCAGATCTAAAGACACACCAGCGAActcatacaggagagaagccttatcacTGCTCTCAGTGTGAAAAGAGTTTCAGTCAGTTTTCAAGTCTGAAGACACACCAGCTAACTCACACAGAAAATAGGTCATACCACTGCTCCCATTGTGGAAAGGTTTTCAGTCTGTTGCACCACCTAAATAGACACCAGCAAACTCACAAAGGAGAAAAGACACACCAATGCTCTCAATGTAGGAAAAGTTTCAGTCAGTCATCAAATCTGAAGACACACCAGTTAAAGTATCACAGCCCTGACAACGGACAAAGTTCTCTTGCTTTAGAAGAAAGTCAACTTCAAACCACAGAAGTAAAACACATGTAA
- the LOC118372604 gene encoding zinc finger protein 436-like isoform X2: MAEPKFMESPGSDCGVPAQRSSQQGPEMVSVKLEDCSQTLELNVIVIGEERELQVEDQKVEVKEEEEEKVVEEKRAVKEEEMDVKEDHKEIEIKQEVEEKRAVKEEEMDVKEDHKEIEIKQEVEEKRAVKEEEMDVKEDHKEIEIKQEVEEKRAVKEEEMDVKEDHKEIEIKQEVEEKRAVKEEEMDVKEDHKEIEIKQEVEEKRAVKEEEMDIEKEHKDTEVKEELEENAVIKEMEERGVKEDEETEVKKERGLEEQQEREVKEEEEEEEENRGMSDPDLEEEEAALDSITDPGERSNPGSDSEPSSTASGKHQQHQRRNSRQKHHHCMDCFTSFYDPEELRRHTCRPHPCSDCRGSSVCPTHIIPCKKTIKRKKTYPCGQCGKSFQAPSKLKKHQITHTGEKPFHCSVCGKSFPLSQTLNRHQLIHTGEKPIHCSQCGKGFKRPDSLKNHLRIHTGEKPFHCSQCGKSFSHSNYLKRHQRTHTGEKPYHCSQCGKRFNQSSDLKIHQRTHTGEKPHKCFQCGKSFSHSSYLKTHQRTHTGEKPYHCLQCGKSFNQSSDLKTHQRTHTGEKPYHCSQCEKSFSQFSSLKTHQLTHTENRSYHCSHCGKVFSLLHHLNRHQQTHKGEKTHQCSQCRKSFSQSSNLKTHQLKYHSPDNGQSSLALEESQLQTTEVKHM; encoded by the exons ATGGCTGAACCCAAGTTTATGGAGTCCCCAGGTTCTGACTGTGGTGTTCCAGCCCAGAGAAGCTCACAGCAGGGTCCAGAGATGGTGTCAGTGAAGCTGGAGGATTGCAGTCAAACACTGGAACTGAATGTGATTGTGATCGGGGAAGAGAGAGAACTTCAAGTAGAAGATCAGAAGGTAGaagttaaagaagaagaagaagaaaaggtggtggaggaaaagagagcagtcaaagaggaggagatggatgtTAAAGAGGACCATAAGGAGATAGAGATTAaacaggaggtggaggagaagagagcggtcaaagaggaggagatggatgtTAAAGAGGACCATAAGGAGATAGAGATTAaacaggaggtggaggagaagagagcggtcaaagaggaggagatggatgtTAAAGAGGACCATAAGGAGATAGAGATTAaacaggaggtggaggagaagagagcggtcaaagaggaggagatggatgtTAAAGAGGACCATAAGGAGATAGAGATTAAACAGGAGGTGGAGGAAAAGAGAGCAGtcaaagaggaggagatggatgtTAAAGAGGACCATAAGGAGATAGAGATTAaacaggaggtggaggagaagagagcggtcaaagaggaggagatggat attGAAAAGGAACACAAGGATACAGAAGTcaaagaagagctggaggagaaCGCAGTCAtcaaggagatggaggagagaggtgtgaAAGAGGATGAGGAGACAGAAGTCAAAAAGGAGAGAGGACTAGAAgaacaacaggagagagaagtcaaagaagaagaagaagaagaagaggagaacaggggCATGTCTGATCCAGacctagaggaagaggaggcagcATTAGATAGTATCACTGACCCAG GAGAGCGCTCCAACCCAGGTTCAGACAGTGAGCCCAGTTCCACAGCATCAGGAAAGCATCAACAACACCAACGGAGGAACTCAAGACAGAAACATCACCACTGCATGGACTGCTTCACTAGTTTCTATGATCCAGAGGAGTTGAGAAGGCACACTTGTAGGCCCCACCCCTGCTCAGATTGCAGAGGCAGTTCCGTGTGTCCAACTCACATCATACCATGCAAAAAGACTATCAAAAGAAAGAAGACTTACCcctgtggtcaatgtgggaagagttttcaGGCACCAAGCAAACTAAAGAAACACCAGAtaactcacacaggagagaagcctttccaCTGCTCTGTTTGTGGAAAGAGTTTTCCTCTTTCACAGACCTTAAATAGACACCAGCTgatccacacaggagagaagcctatccactgctcccaatgtgggAAGGGCTTTAAGCGACCCGATTCCCTGAAAAATCATCTTAGAATACACACGGGAGAAAAGCCTTTCCACTGCTCTCAATGTGGGAAAAGTTTCAGTCATTCAAACTACTTAAAGAGACATCAGCgaactcacacaggagagaagccttaccactgctcccagtgtgggaaGCGTTTCAATCAGTCTTCAGATCTAAAGATACACCAGCgaactcacacaggagagaagcctcacAAATGTtttcagtgtggaaagagttttagtCATTCAAGCTACTTAAAGACACACCAGCgaactcacacaggagagaagccttaccactgccttcagtgtgggaagagtttcaatCAGTCTTCAGATCTAAAGACACACCAGCGAActcatacaggagagaagccttatcacTGCTCTCAGTGTGAAAAGAGTTTCAGTCAGTTTTCAAGTCTGAAGACACACCAGCTAACTCACACAGAAAATAGGTCATACCACTGCTCCCATTGTGGAAAGGTTTTCAGTCTGTTGCACCACCTAAATAGACACCAGCAAACTCACAAAGGAGAAAAGACACACCAATGCTCTCAATGTAGGAAAAGTTTCAGTCAGTCATCAAATCTGAAGACACACCAGTTAAAGTATCACAGCCCTGACAACGGACAAAGTTCTCTTGCTTTAGAAGAAAGTCAACTTCAAACCACAGAAGTAAAACACATGTAA
- the LOC118372605 gene encoding myosin-7-like, giving the protein MPTCISSTKVRELETEVEAEQRRGVDAVKGVRKYERRVKELTYQTEEDKKNVSRLQDLVDKLQMKVKAYKRHSEEAEEASNQHMSKFRKVQHELEEAEERADIAETQVNKLRAKTRDSGKGKEVAE; this is encoded by the exons ATGCCTACATGTATTTCTTCCACAAAGGTGCGTGAGCTCGAGACTGAGGTGGAGGCCGAGCAGAGAAGAGGTGTAGACGCAGTCAAGGGAGTCCGCAAGTATGAGCGCAGAGTCAAGGAGCTCACTTACCAG ACTGAGGAGGATAAGAAGAACGTTAGCAGACTTCAGGACCTGGTAGATAAGCTGCAGATGAAAGTGAAGGCCTACAAGAGGCATTCTGAGGAAGCG GAGGAAGCATCAAACCAGCACATGTCTAAGTTCAGGAAGGTTCAGCATGAgctggaggaggctgaggagcGTGCTGACATCGCTGAGACTCAGGTCAACAAGCTCAGAGCCAAGACCCGTGACTCTGGAAAG GGAAAAGAAGTTGCTGAATAA